One part of the Glycine soja cultivar W05 chromosome 11, ASM419377v2, whole genome shotgun sequence genome encodes these proteins:
- the LOC114374684 gene encoding probable choline kinase 2 isoform X1, translating into MGATEEALQNLVNVNVVDAENPKNIKVSGTEDSVVNDKELGAKETPIKDKKDSIPGEVKEMLKSLASEWENVVDINALQVIPLKGAMTNEVFQIKWQTTAGESSRKVLLRTYGEGTGIFFDRDVEVTTFEFMSKSGQGPSLLGRFANGRIEEFINARTLSASDLRDPSISALIAAKLKEFHDLDMPGPKTVNLWDRLRNWLSEAKRLCSPEEAEAFHLDTMDKEISALEIFLSDTHQRIGFCHNDLQYGNIMFDEESSSVTIIDYEYANYNPVAYDIANHFNEMAANYHTDTPHVLDFTKYPDLEERRRFAHAYLSSSGEQPSDTEVEQLLDDIEKYALANHILWGVWGIISEHVNKIDFDYKEYAKQRLQEYWSRKTCLLGSHEYSSHDNATKGNGEQTLTSTTNRKPAKRNSVSNKLKKIFGLGFFRSKH; encoded by the exons ATGGGGGCTACTGAAGAGGCCTTACAaaatcttgtaaatgtaaaCGTTGTTGAtgcagaaaatccaaaaaatattaaagttagTGGTACAGAAGATTCGGTAGTAAATGACAAAGAATTAGGTGCTAAAGAAACCCCTATTAAAGATAAGAAAGATAGTATTCCAGGTGAAGTAAAAGAGATGTTGAAATCATTGGCAAGTGAATGGGAGAATGTAGTTGATATCAATGCATTGCAAGTGATCCCTCTTAAAGGGGCAATGACAAATGAGGTGTTCCAAATAAAATGGCAAACAACAGCAGGAGAATCCTCAAGGAAGGTTTTACTAAGAACCTATGGTGAGGGTACTGGTATTTTCTTTGATAGGGATGTTGAAGTCACAACATTTGAATTCATGTCAAAGAGCGGACAAGGACCTAGTTTGCTAGGAAGGTTTGCTAATGGTCGCATTGAAGAATTCATCAATGCCAGG ACATTATCAGCATCTGATTTGCGAGATCCATCTATTTCTGCTCTTATAGCAGCCAAACTGAAGGAGTTTCATGATCTTGATATGCCTGGCCCAAAAACCGTGAACCTTTGGGATAGGTTAAG AAACTGGCTTAGTGAAGCCAAGCGCTTGTGTTCTCCTGAAGAAGCTGAAGCATTTCATTTGGACACAATGGACAAGGAAATATCTGctttggaaatttttttatcagacaCCCACCAACGCATAGGATTTTGCCACAATGATTTGCAATATGGTAACATAATGTTTGATGAAGAATCCAGTTCTGTGACCATAATT GATTATGAATATGCAAATTATAATCCTGTAGCATATGATATAGCAAACCACTTTAATGAGATGGCTGCCAACTATCATACAGATACCCCACATGTGCTTGACTTCACTAAATATCCTG ATTTGGAGGAGCGTCGAAGATTTGCACATGCGTATTTGAGTTCTTCGG GTGAACAACCTAGTGACACTGAAGTGGAGCAGTTGCTTGATGACATTGAGAAATATGCACTTGCTAATCATATACTATGGGGCGTGTGGGGAATAATTTCG GAACATGTAAATAAAATTGACTTTGACTACAAGGAGTATGCGAAACAGAGGCTTCAAGAGTACTGGTCAAGGAAAACTTGTCTTTTGGGCTCTCATGAGTACTCTTCCCATGATAATGCGACTAAGGGTAAtg GGGAGCAAACACTAACATCAACCACTAACAGAAAGCCAGCTAAGAGGAATAGTGTCTCCAATAAATTGAAGAAAATCTTTGGTCTTGGCTTTTTCAGATCGAAACACTAG
- the LOC114374685 gene encoding probable carboxylesterase 15, whose protein sequence is MVQEKKLVDEVSGWLRLYEDGSVDRTWTGSPEVKFLVEPVPPHEEFIDGVATRDIMAGDNFRVRLYLPENISNEEKLPIFLHFHGGGFCISEPDWFMYYQFYTRFARVARVIVVSPFLRRAPENRLPAAIDDGFFALLWLDSVARRNAEEPWLKKHGNFGRVFLIGDSSGGNIVHEVAVRAGEAKLDLLHLAGGIPIHPGFMRSKRSRSELEKPQSPFLTLDMVDKFMSLALPLGSNKDHPIACPMGGGAPPLSGLKLPPILLCLAEMDLIFDTEMEYYEAMKKANKDVELFVNKGATHSFYLNKIAVDMDPNTGAQTEALIARIKEFIEQH, encoded by the coding sequence ATGGTCCAAGAGAAGAAGCTCGTGGACGAAGTGTCGGGTTGGCTGAGACTCTACGAAGACGGTTCAGTAGACCGGACTTGGACCGGTTCGCCAGAAGTTAAATTCTTGGTTGAACCGGTTCCTCCCCATGAAGAATTTATCGATGGAGTTGCCACTCGCGATATCATGGCTGGTGACAATTTCCGTGTCCGGCTTTACCTGCCGGAAAATATCTCCAATGAGGAGAAGCTACCCATTTTCCTCCACTTCCATGGTGGGGGATTTTGCATAAGCGAACCGGACTGGTTCATGTACTACCAATTTTACACTCGATTCGCTCGGGTGGCTCGAGTAATCGTTGTCTCTCCCTTCCTTCGTCGTGCCCCGGAAAATCGTCTCCCTGCAGCGATTGATGACGGCTTCTTTGCACTCCTCTGGTTAGATTCCGTAGCCAGAAGAAATGCAGAGGAGCCGTGGCTCAAAAAACATGGCAATTTTGGCCGTGTTTTTCTTATAGGAGATAGCTCAGGTGGAAATATTGTGCATGAAGTTGCTGTCCGTGCCGGGGAGGCTAAGTTGGACCTGCTCCATCTCGCCGGAGGAATCCCGATACATCCGGGGTTCATGCGGTCGAAACGGAGTAGGTCAGAGTTGGAGAAACCACAATCTCCATTCTTGACGTTGGACATGGTGGACAAGTTCATGAGCTTGGCATTGCCATTGGGTTCTAACAAGGACCACCCCATTGCATGCCCCATGGGCGGCGGCGCTCCGCCGCTTAGCGGGCTGAAACTGCCGCCGATTCTGCTGTGCCTGGCGGAGATGGACTTGATCTTTGACACAGAGATGGAGTACTACGAAGCCATGAAGAAGGCCAACAAAGATGTGGAGTTGTTTGTTAACAAAGGAGCGACTCATAGTTTCTATCTCAACAAAATTGCGGTGGATATGGACCCAAATACTGGTGCTCAAACGGAGGCTCTTATTGCAAGGATCAAAGAGTTCATTGAGCAGCActaa
- the LOC114374684 gene encoding probable choline kinase 2 isoform X2 produces MGATEEALQNLVNVNVVDAENPKNIKVSGTEDSVVNDKELGAKETPIKDKKDSIPGEVKEMLKSLASEWENVVDINALQVIPLKGAMTNEVFQIKWQTTAGESSRKVLLRTYGEGTGIFFDRDVEVTTFEFMSKSGQGPSLLGRFANGRIEEFINARTLSASDLRDPSISALIAAKLKEFHDLDMPGPKTVNLWDRLRNWLSEAKRLCSPEEAEAFHLDTMDKEISALEIFLSDTHQRIGFCHNDLQYGNIMFDEESSSVTIIDYEYANYNPVAYDIANHFNEMAANYHTDTPHVLDFTKYPDLEERRRFAHAYLSSSGEQPSDTEVEQLLDDIEKYALANHILWGVWGIISEHVNKIDFDYKEYAKQRLQEYWSRKTCLLGSHEYSSHDNATKGEQTLTSTTNRKPAKRNSVSNKLKKIFGLGFFRSKH; encoded by the exons ATGGGGGCTACTGAAGAGGCCTTACAaaatcttgtaaatgtaaaCGTTGTTGAtgcagaaaatccaaaaaatattaaagttagTGGTACAGAAGATTCGGTAGTAAATGACAAAGAATTAGGTGCTAAAGAAACCCCTATTAAAGATAAGAAAGATAGTATTCCAGGTGAAGTAAAAGAGATGTTGAAATCATTGGCAAGTGAATGGGAGAATGTAGTTGATATCAATGCATTGCAAGTGATCCCTCTTAAAGGGGCAATGACAAATGAGGTGTTCCAAATAAAATGGCAAACAACAGCAGGAGAATCCTCAAGGAAGGTTTTACTAAGAACCTATGGTGAGGGTACTGGTATTTTCTTTGATAGGGATGTTGAAGTCACAACATTTGAATTCATGTCAAAGAGCGGACAAGGACCTAGTTTGCTAGGAAGGTTTGCTAATGGTCGCATTGAAGAATTCATCAATGCCAGG ACATTATCAGCATCTGATTTGCGAGATCCATCTATTTCTGCTCTTATAGCAGCCAAACTGAAGGAGTTTCATGATCTTGATATGCCTGGCCCAAAAACCGTGAACCTTTGGGATAGGTTAAG AAACTGGCTTAGTGAAGCCAAGCGCTTGTGTTCTCCTGAAGAAGCTGAAGCATTTCATTTGGACACAATGGACAAGGAAATATCTGctttggaaatttttttatcagacaCCCACCAACGCATAGGATTTTGCCACAATGATTTGCAATATGGTAACATAATGTTTGATGAAGAATCCAGTTCTGTGACCATAATT GATTATGAATATGCAAATTATAATCCTGTAGCATATGATATAGCAAACCACTTTAATGAGATGGCTGCCAACTATCATACAGATACCCCACATGTGCTTGACTTCACTAAATATCCTG ATTTGGAGGAGCGTCGAAGATTTGCACATGCGTATTTGAGTTCTTCGG GTGAACAACCTAGTGACACTGAAGTGGAGCAGTTGCTTGATGACATTGAGAAATATGCACTTGCTAATCATATACTATGGGGCGTGTGGGGAATAATTTCG GAACATGTAAATAAAATTGACTTTGACTACAAGGAGTATGCGAAACAGAGGCTTCAAGAGTACTGGTCAAGGAAAACTTGTCTTTTGGGCTCTCATGAGTACTCTTCCCATGATAATGCGACTAAGG GGGAGCAAACACTAACATCAACCACTAACAGAAAGCCAGCTAAGAGGAATAGTGTCTCCAATAAATTGAAGAAAATCTTTGGTCTTGGCTTTTTCAGATCGAAACACTAG